One window of the Pseudomonas sihuiensis genome contains the following:
- a CDS encoding MATE family efflux transporter → MSTDTRLGRVRTELRSLLILATPIIIAQLAHTAMGFVDTLMAGRVSPQDLAAVALGNSIWVPVFLLMTGILLATTPKVAQRFGAGEEADIGPLVRQALWLALAVGGSAAALLWNAEFILRTMNVDPALITPAMGYLRAVACGFPAVALYHVLRCFSDGLGHTRPAMVLGIIGLLLNIPANYIFIYGKFGLPAMGGVGCGWATALVMGFMLIGMLLWVKWAPYYRASALFTRFEWPQWTVIKRLLSIGVPIGIAVFAESSIFAVIALLIGGLGATVVAGHQIALNFSSMVFMIPYSLAMAATVRVGQALGRGQPREARFAAGVSMAAALGYACVSASLMFLLREQIAQIYTPDKTVIAVAATLIVYSALFQFSDAIQVTAAGALRGYQDTRITMLLTLFAYWGIGLPVGYALGLSDLFGEPSGPSGLWQGLVVGLTCAAAMLTVRLARSARKRIRRAV, encoded by the coding sequence ATGTCCACCGACACCCGCCTTGGCCGCGTGCGCACGGAACTGCGCAGCCTGCTCATTCTGGCCACGCCGATCATCATCGCCCAGTTGGCGCACACCGCCATGGGCTTCGTCGATACGCTGATGGCCGGGCGCGTCAGCCCGCAGGACCTGGCAGCCGTGGCGCTGGGCAACTCGATCTGGGTGCCGGTTTTCCTGCTGATGACCGGCATCCTGCTGGCCACCACGCCCAAGGTGGCGCAGCGCTTCGGCGCTGGCGAAGAGGCCGATATCGGCCCACTGGTGCGTCAGGCACTCTGGCTGGCGCTGGCCGTCGGCGGTAGTGCTGCGGCGCTGCTGTGGAACGCCGAGTTCATCCTGCGCACCATGAACGTCGACCCGGCGCTGATCACTCCGGCCATGGGCTACCTGCGCGCCGTGGCCTGCGGCTTCCCGGCGGTGGCGCTGTATCACGTGCTGCGCTGCTTCAGCGATGGCCTCGGCCACACCCGCCCGGCCATGGTGCTGGGCATCATCGGCCTGCTGCTGAACATTCCTGCCAACTACATCTTCATCTACGGCAAGTTCGGCCTGCCGGCCATGGGCGGTGTCGGCTGCGGCTGGGCGACCGCGCTGGTGATGGGCTTCATGCTGATCGGCATGCTGCTCTGGGTGAAGTGGGCGCCCTACTACCGTGCCAGCGCGCTGTTCACCCGCTTCGAATGGCCGCAGTGGACGGTGATCAAACGCCTGCTGAGCATCGGTGTGCCAATCGGTATCGCGGTATTTGCCGAATCGAGCATCTTCGCGGTGATCGCCCTGCTGATCGGCGGTCTCGGCGCCACGGTGGTTGCCGGGCACCAGATCGCGCTCAACTTCAGCTCCATGGTGTTCATGATCCCTTACTCATTGGCCATGGCCGCCACCGTGCGCGTCGGCCAGGCACTGGGCCGTGGTCAGCCGCGCGAGGCGCGCTTCGCTGCCGGGGTAAGCATGGCGGCGGCGCTGGGCTACGCCTGCGTATCGGCCAGCCTGATGTTCCTGCTGCGCGAACAGATCGCGCAGATCTACACCCCGGACAAGACGGTGATCGCCGTGGCGGCAACGCTGATCGTCTATTCGGCGCTGTTCCAATTCTCCGATGCCATCCAGGTGACAGCCGCCGGCGCGCTGCGCGGCTACCAGGACACGCGCATCACCATGCTGCTGACGCTGTTCGCCTATTGGGGCATTGGCCTGCCGGTGGGTTATGCGCTGGGGCTGTCCGACCTGTTCGGCGAACCCAGCGGCCCCAGTGGCCTGTGGCAGGGGCTGGTGGTGGGGCTGACCTGCGCCGCCGCGATGCTCACCGTGCGCCTGGCGCGCAGCGCGCGCAAGCGCATCCGCCGGGCCGTCTGA